The Christiangramia flava JLT2011 region TCGATCGTAGGCAAGACCGAAGGTAATTTTGGGGTGACCCGAAAATATTCAGACAATTCCTACTTGCCAAATTCCGAAGCAAATTCTAACAATTTTTAAGAACCTCTTAAAGATTATATCGATAAACTGCAAAAAGCAAAGATAAAAGCTGAAATGATGAAGCCGTGTAAGAAAAATAACTGTCAGAAAACAGAAAAGCCACCTCGAACGAGATGGCTTTTTGCTCCTCAGGTTGGGCTCGAACCAACGACCCTCTGATTAACAGTCAGATGCTCTAACCAACTGAGCTACTGAGGAAGGTTTTGCTTTAAAAGCGGTTGCAAATATAAGTCAATTTTTAAATGCTGTCAAAAGAATTTTTCAATTTTTTAATTAAAAATTCCTGAGTCCCGAATTGCCCGGTAGATATCATTTCCGTTAGCATATAATACTAAGGCAATTAGGATGAAGAAGCCTACCATTTGTGCTACTTCCATAAACTTGTCATTCGGTTTTCTTCCGGTCACCATTTCATAAATCAGGAACATCACGTGCCCTCCGTCGAGTGCCGGAATGGGCAAAATGTTCATAAAAGCCAGGATTATGGAGATGAGAGCGGTGGTATTCCAGAAGCCGTACCAGTTCCAGGTATCTGGGAAAAGCCCACCAATGGCACCAAAACCTCCTAATTGGGTGGCTCCTTTTTTGGTGAAGACATATTGAAACTGGGCCACATAATCCCTTAAAGTCCAGTAACCATATTTAAAACCTTCAGAAATGCTTTCTGAAAAACCGTATTTCTTTCGTTCGATCTTGATATCGCTGAGCGGTGCAATTCCCAATTTCCCGTCATCATCCGGTGTAAGCTTTTTGCTCAGGATTTTTCCGTCGCGTTTAAAAACCACCTCGATCTCTTTTTCCTTATTATTGGTCGCGATCGGCGCCACATCATGCCAGTAACCAATTTCTTCATTATTCAGGGAAATGATGCTATCCCCTTTTTGGAGTCCGGCTTTTCCCGCTGCCATATCGGCTACAACCGTATCCAGCACGGGGTGCTGAATGGGCACAAACGGCTGCATGATCCCGGCATCCCACATTTGTGTTCCAATATCTTCTGGGATATCGATGGTTTGCTCTTCCCCGTCCTGGTGCAGCACGGTAATACTGTTCACGTCACGCATGAACAAATATTTATTGATGTCAAGGCTATTCTGAAATTCCTCGCCGTTCAGCTTCAAAATTCGATCGCCATCCTGAAACCCGTATTCTTTAAAACTGTCGTTTACCGCAAAACCTTCTGGCATTTGTTCCGGACCAATAAAAGCGGTTCCCCAAACAAAAATGATCATCATATAGATGAGGAAACCCAATACCAGGTTCACCGTAACTCCACCCAGCATAATGATCAATCGCTGCCAGGCCGGCTTACTGCGAAATTCCCATTCTTTGGGTTCCTGTGCCATCTGTTCCTTATCCATGCTTTCATCGATCATTCCGGATATCTTCACGTAACCTCCCAGCGGAAGCCACCCGATCCCGTAAACGGTTTCACCGATCTTTTTCTTGAAAAGGGCAAATTTCACATCAAAGAACAGGAAGAACTTTTCCACCCTGGTCTTGAACAATTTGGCAGGTATAAAGTGTCCCAACTCGTGTAAAACAATCAGCAGGGATAAACTGAGGATTAATTGTATCGCTTTAACTATAAATGGATCCATCTATCAACTTCAAAATTAAAATCGCACAAAAGTAAGTTTTTATATCCGCCTAGAAAAAATTAAAATTTCAAGGCTAAGAGACTGATTTTAAATTTTGAGCTCGTTCTTCGGGAAATTGAAGTCCAGCCCTTAACTTTGCAGAAAATTGTTGACCGATGCTGAAGTTTTTTGCCCGCTACAAGACATTTGCCATTGTTTTCACCATTCTTTCAGCCATCATTGTCTTCTTTATTTATAAGCTGAAGGTTCCAGATGAACGCCTCCCCGTTTACCAGCCCGATATGGTTTCTAAAGAACTTGTAGATTCTACCGTTCAGTACGTTCGGAAATATCATAAAATAGCCGATTTTAAACTGGTAAACCAGAATGGCGACACCATTACCCAGGATACTTACAAAGGAAAGATCTACGTGGCCGATTTCTTTTTTACCACCTGCCTGACCATTTGCCCGATCATGACCGATCACATGGTGAAAATCCAGGAAAAAACCCTGGACGACCCCATGGTCCAACTCCTGTCTCATACGGTCTTCCCGGTGACAGACAGTGTACCGGTTCTGAAAAAATATGCTTTGGAAAAAGGTGTGGTCGATTCCAAATGGAACCTGGTTACCGGAGATAAGAAACAGATTTATGAACTAGCCCGAAAATCGTACCTCGCAACCAAGACCAAAGGCGATGGCGGCAAGTACGACATGATCCACACTGAAAATTTTGTGCTGGTAGATCCAGATAAACGCATTCGCGGGTTTTATGACGGGACTGATCCTGAAGCCATCGACAAACTGCTCCACGACATCGAGGTTCTTGAAAAAGAATATCGCAGCTAGGTACTTTTTAGGCCTTTAACTTTTGTATTGCTTCAAATTCCATTACTTTTGCCTTGTTTAAATTCAATCTAAATAAAGTGAAGGTGACTGTTGCGAATCTGAAAAGGGGACAACGCGCGATAATCAAGGATTTTTCCGTAGACATGATCCCGCTCAAACTTTTGGAAATGGGCTGCCTTCCTGGAAATGAAGTAGAACTGGTTCAAACCGCGCCGTTCCAGGACCCGATGTACCTCAACATCAACGGGAGTCACCTGGCGATTCGCAAGGAAACCGCTCTGCTTATAGAAATTGAGATAATAGGCTAGTATGGCTAAACAGATCAATGTTGCCTTAATCGGGAATCCGAATACCGGTAAAACCTCCGTTTTCAATCAGTTAACCGGCCTCAACCAGAAGGTTGGGAATTACCCCGGGATCACCGTGGAAAAAAAAGAGGGAATCTGCAAATTGCCCCGCGGCCTCAGGGCCCACATCCTGGATCTGCCAGGAACATACAGCCTCAATGCCTCCTCCATCGATGAAAATGTGGTGATTGAGCTGCTGCTCAACAAAAATGATAAAGATTATCCCGATGTCGCCGTCGTAGTAAGCGACGTGGAAAACCTCAAAAGAAATTTACTGCTCTTTACCCAGATCAAGGACCTTGGAATTCCTACCATTCTGGTCATTAATATGGCAGACAGGATGGAACGAAAAGGTATTAGCCTGGACGTAGAGCTCATGGAAGAGCGACTAAAGACAAAGATCGCCCTTGTTAGTGCCAGGAAAAACATGGGAATTGAGGAGCTCAAGGAAATGATCATCAACTACCGTCACATTCCGGTGGAGCCCTGCGTGAATGCTTCAGTTATTGATCCAGATTATTTCGGACGACTGCGGAAGGCTTTCCCTAACCAGTCGCTTTATAAATTATGGCTGGTGATCACCCAGGACGTCAACTTCGGAAATATCAACCGAAGTGAAATCACCAGTAATACCGATTTTCATACCAAATCAATAAGTGACCTGAAGCGCCTTCAGCAGAAGGAAACCATATTGCGCTACCAGTTCATCAACGGGGTGCTGCGCGAAACCATGACCGTAGACAAAGATGCCGCGACCGATCTTCGCTCAAGACTCGACCGGATCTTGACCCACAAGGTCTGGGGATATGTTATTTTCTTCGGAATATTATTACTTATTTTCCAGGCTATTTATAGCTGGTCCAGCTACCCGATGGATTTAATCGACGCCGCGTTTGCCAGCCTGGGCGAAATGGCCAGAAACAGTCTTCCTCCCGGGGATTTTACCAGCCTCATTGCAGAAGGGATCATTCCAGGACTTGGTGGAATCGTGATCTTTATCCCGCAAATTGCCTTTTTATTCCTTTTCATTTCCATTTTGGAGGAATCTGGTTATATGAGCCGCGTAGTATTTCTAATGGACCGGATCATGCGCCGTTTCGGTTTAAGCGGAAAAAGTGTGGTGCCGCTCGTTTCAGGAACGGCCTGCGCCATTCCTGCGGTGATGGCCACCCGAAATATCGAGCACTGGAAAGAACGGCTCATTACTATTTTGGTAGTGCCTTTTACCACCTGCTCTGCACGACTCCCGGTTTACCTGATTATTATCGCGCTGGTGATCCCAGACCGCAGTTTCCTGGGTTTCAACCTGCAGGGACTTACTCTAATGATCTTATATTTACTCGGCTTCGGAATGGCTATTTTTTCAGCCTGGGCGCTGGATAAGATCATGAAAACCCGCTCCAAAAGTTATTTCGTCATCGAAATGCCGAATTATAAGGTTCCGATGCTGAAAAATGTGGCGATCAACGTGGTGGAAAAAACCAAATCCTTCGTTTTTGGCGCTGGAAAGATCATTTTGGCAATTTCAGTGATATTGTGGGTTTTGGCCAGTTACGGTCCGGGCGATGATTTTAATAAAGCTGATGAGATCGTCACGGCAAAATATGAGAATCCTTCCGAAATGCCAGAGCAGGATATACTGGAAGAAGAGATCGCTTCCTACAAACTGAAGCATAGCTATATAGGCCATATGGGACGATTTATCGAACCTGCCGTGGAACCTCTGGGTTATGACTGGAAAATTGGTATTGCGATTATCAGTTCCTTTGCCGCAAGGGAAGTTTTTGTAGGTACACTGGCCACGATTTACAGCGTGGGAAGTGACCAGGAAGAAACGATCAAAAACCGAATGGCAGCAGAGACCAATCCCGTTCTTGGCGGACCTTTATTTACCTTCGCTAGCGGTGTGAGCCTACTGTTATTCTATGCTTTTGCCATGCAATGTATGAGCACGCTCGCGATCGTAAAGCGTGAAACGAATACGTGGAAATGGCCATTATTACAGCTGATCACGATGAGCGGATTCGCTTACCTCGTGGCCCTGGCCGCTTTCCAATTACTGAAATAAAAACGTAAGAAGCAGAAAATTTAAACGACCGAAAGATCATGGAACTCTTACAACAAATATTGGTTTTGATCACTTTTTTGATAGCTCTTGGCTACCTCATCACTCGTTTTGTGGGAAAACCGGCATTTCTTGGCGGAAAGAAAAAAGCAACCGGCAGTTGCGGAGTAGCTTCCGACTGTAAGTGCGGTGATTAATTTTCTTCCACTATGGTTTCTGAAATATTCAGGCTCAGCGAATATTCTTCCGGCTCAATTTTATAATGTATGCTCGGGTAGGGCGAAACCTGAAAACCGTTCAAATTCCAGCTCTTTTTTCCGAAGATTTGCGCGAGATTGAAATTGGCGCCATTGATCACCTCTTCTCCCAGCGAATGCCCGTCCTCGAAAAACTCCACCAGCACTTTCACTTCCCCAGCCCAGATACAGGTCGTACCTTTAGGACAACGGGAATCTGACACCACTTTTTTAAACTGAATAGCCTTATTCCCGAATTGCAACCGGTCTCCTTCGCATAAACGAGAAGAATACTGAATGACTTCCTGTTTGGGCGGGTTTTCCTGTAAGGTGATTTCAGGAACTGGCAAACAGGAACAGTAAAGAGCGGTCACAAGATTAATAAGAAAAATCATATCGGGCGTTTACTAAAGAGACGATCAAATTTGGGGCCTGTTGCAGCTTTTTTAAGCCAGCCCTACATCCAGCGTCATCATGACCATAAATCCGCCAATAAAACCCAGTGTAGAAATATCAGTATAATTCCCCTGTTGCGCT contains the following coding sequences:
- the rseP gene encoding RIP metalloprotease RseP, coding for MDPFIVKAIQLILSLSLLIVLHELGHFIPAKLFKTRVEKFFLFFDVKFALFKKKIGETVYGIGWLPLGGYVKISGMIDESMDKEQMAQEPKEWEFRSKPAWQRLIIMLGGVTVNLVLGFLIYMMIIFVWGTAFIGPEQMPEGFAVNDSFKEYGFQDGDRILKLNGEEFQNSLDINKYLFMRDVNSITVLHQDGEEQTIDIPEDIGTQMWDAGIMQPFVPIQHPVLDTVVADMAAGKAGLQKGDSIISLNNEEIGYWHDVAPIATNNKEKEIEVVFKRDGKILSKKLTPDDDGKLGIAPLSDIKIERKKYGFSESISEGFKYGYWTLRDYVAQFQYVFTKKGATQLGGFGAIGGLFPDTWNWYGFWNTTALISIILAFMNILPIPALDGGHVMFLIYEMVTGRKPNDKFMEVAQMVGFFILIALVLYANGNDIYRAIRDSGIFN
- a CDS encoding SCO family protein, with protein sequence MLKFFARYKTFAIVFTILSAIIVFFIYKLKVPDERLPVYQPDMVSKELVDSTVQYVRKYHKIADFKLVNQNGDTITQDTYKGKIYVADFFFTTCLTICPIMTDHMVKIQEKTLDDPMVQLLSHTVFPVTDSVPVLKKYALEKGVVDSKWNLVTGDKKQIYELARKSYLATKTKGDGGKYDMIHTENFVLVDPDKRIRGFYDGTDPEAIDKLLHDIEVLEKEYRS
- a CDS encoding FeoA family protein, giving the protein MKVTVANLKRGQRAIIKDFSVDMIPLKLLEMGCLPGNEVELVQTAPFQDPMYLNINGSHLAIRKETALLIEIEIIG
- the feoB gene encoding ferrous iron transport protein B; protein product: MAKQINVALIGNPNTGKTSVFNQLTGLNQKVGNYPGITVEKKEGICKLPRGLRAHILDLPGTYSLNASSIDENVVIELLLNKNDKDYPDVAVVVSDVENLKRNLLLFTQIKDLGIPTILVINMADRMERKGISLDVELMEERLKTKIALVSARKNMGIEELKEMIINYRHIPVEPCVNASVIDPDYFGRLRKAFPNQSLYKLWLVITQDVNFGNINRSEITSNTDFHTKSISDLKRLQQKETILRYQFINGVLRETMTVDKDAATDLRSRLDRILTHKVWGYVIFFGILLLIFQAIYSWSSYPMDLIDAAFASLGEMARNSLPPGDFTSLIAEGIIPGLGGIVIFIPQIAFLFLFISILEESGYMSRVVFLMDRIMRRFGLSGKSVVPLVSGTACAIPAVMATRNIEHWKERLITILVVPFTTCSARLPVYLIIIALVIPDRSFLGFNLQGLTLMILYLLGFGMAIFSAWALDKIMKTRSKSYFVIEMPNYKVPMLKNVAINVVEKTKSFVFGAGKIILAISVILWVLASYGPGDDFNKADEIVTAKYENPSEMPEQDILEEEIASYKLKHSYIGHMGRFIEPAVEPLGYDWKIGIAIISSFAAREVFVGTLATIYSVGSDQEETIKNRMAAETNPVLGGPLFTFASGVSLLLFYAFAMQCMSTLAIVKRETNTWKWPLLQLITMSGFAYLVALAAFQLLK